The following proteins are co-located in the Hevea brasiliensis isolate MT/VB/25A 57/8 chromosome 11, ASM3005281v1, whole genome shotgun sequence genome:
- the LOC131168854 gene encoding protein TIFY 8-like isoform X2: MPPLLIMAQQSKAYNANTTLNISAGISLLNSTNTQHHHHQVKAMFHDFLGMKPANTDAPKNADASPSASISAGAASSGGARGPLSTASDLASERQAGNHLEGIPFYGPRSDISGPEISNRLAGSKRSNSDSAFTGSTRDGFPQMGHDSLESQHLMKMLKNGGGGERPRRSNDDEVFYNMQPMRPTSASLILQSSAGGRLDANVSKWDRSIPVGAAIQYPPRAGQFVPFMHQVPANKFRDVNAGPSIISQSAADEGSRTGIKGPGILSSINAGSVMSEKTSSGVLPSGSKAKSGTHISEPESSTPPGRQGLTSASRQMTIFYGGQAHVFDDVHPNKADVIMALAGSNGGSWSTAYLPKPTVRPGGESYMTSGENEAGMATNTAFQREFRGRLSGTANTTHGVGFSDRIPTPTGHRGSIAIGEETRNQGEPSTEDKKEV, from the exons ATGCCCCCACTTCTGATAATGGCTCAACAAAGCAAAGCTTACAATGCCAACACTACTCTTAATATTAGCGCCGGTATCAGTCTTCTTAACTCTACTAACACCCAGCACCATCACCACCAAGTCAAGGCAATGTTTCATGACTTCCTCGGCATGAAGCCGGCTAACACCGATGCCCCTAAGAACGCTGATGCGTCTCCCTCTGCTTCTATCTCTGCTGGGGCTGCCTCTTCTGGTGGTGCCCGTGGTCCTCTTTCCACCGCCTCTGATCTTGCCTCTG AAAGGCAGGCTGGAAATCATCTAGAAGGGATTCCATTTTATGGTCCAAGGAGTGATATCTCTGGTCCTGAGATAAGCAACAGATTAGCAGGAAGTAAGCGAAGTAATTCGGATTCTGCCTTCACGGGATCTACTAGGGATGGTTTTCCGCAGATGGGCCATGACTCGCTTGAAAGCCAGCATTTGATGAAG ATGCTCAAGAATGGAGGTGGAGGAGAGCGACCTAGAAGGTCCAATGATGATGAAGTTTTCTATAATATGCAACCAATGAGACCAACTTCTGCATCTCTTATACTGCAATCTTCTGCTGGCGGTAGACTTGATGCCAATGTTTCCAAATGGGATAGGTCTATTCCCGTGGGAGCAGCCATACAATATCCTCCTCGTGCAGGTCAGTTTGTCCCCTTTATGCATCAAGTACCTGCAAATAAATTCAGGGACGTCAATGCTGGTCCATCAATCATTTCTCAATCAGCTGCTGATGAAGGATctagaactggaattaaaggCCCTGGAATTTTGAGTTCCATCAATGCTGGCAGTGTCATGTCTGAGAAAACTTCATCAGGGGTGCTGCCAAGTGGCAGCAAAGCTAAGTCTGGGACACATATTTCAGAGCCAGAATCTTCAACTCCTCCTGG TCGACAGGGTTTAACATCTGCTAGTCGTCAAATGACTATATTTTATGGTGGTCAAGCTCATGTTTTTGATGATGTCCACCCCAACAAG GCGGATGTAATAATGGCCTTAGCGGGATCGAATGGAGGATCGTGGTCGACGGCATACTTGCCAAAACCAACTGTGAGGCCAGGTGGTGAAAGTTACATGACCAGTGGAGAAAATGAAGCAGGAATGGCCACTAACACAGCATTCCAACGTGAATTCCGAGGGAGGCTATCAGGCACTGCTAATACCACTCATGGAGTTGGCTTCAGTGATCGAATCCCTACACCTACAG GTCATCGTGGCAGCATTGCAATAGGCGAAGAGACGAGAAACCAAGGAGAACCAAGCACTGAAGATAAAAAGGAGGTTTAA
- the LOC131168854 gene encoding protein TIFY 8-like isoform X3, translating to MPPLLIMAQQSKAYNANTTLNISAGISLLNSTNTQHHHHQVKAMFHDFLGMKPANTDAPKNADASPSASISAGAASSGGARGPLSTASDLASERQAGNHLEGIPFYGPRSDISGPEISNRLAGSKRSNSDSAFTGSTRDGFPQMGHDSLESQHLMKMLKNGGGGERPRRSNDDEVFYNMQPMRPTSASLILQSSAGGRLDANVSKWDRSIPVGAAIQYPPRAGQFVPFMHQVPANKFRDVNAGPSIISQSAADEGSRTGIKGPGILSSINAGSVMSEKTSSGVLPSGSKAKSGTHISEPESSTPPGRQGLTSASRQMTIFYGGQAHVFDDVHPNKADVIMALAGSNGGSWSTAYLPKPTVRPGGESYMTSGENEAGMATNTAFQREFRGRLSGTANTTHGVGFSDRIPTPTALQ from the exons ATGCCCCCACTTCTGATAATGGCTCAACAAAGCAAAGCTTACAATGCCAACACTACTCTTAATATTAGCGCCGGTATCAGTCTTCTTAACTCTACTAACACCCAGCACCATCACCACCAAGTCAAGGCAATGTTTCATGACTTCCTCGGCATGAAGCCGGCTAACACCGATGCCCCTAAGAACGCTGATGCGTCTCCCTCTGCTTCTATCTCTGCTGGGGCTGCCTCTTCTGGTGGTGCCCGTGGTCCTCTTTCCACCGCCTCTGATCTTGCCTCTG AAAGGCAGGCTGGAAATCATCTAGAAGGGATTCCATTTTATGGTCCAAGGAGTGATATCTCTGGTCCTGAGATAAGCAACAGATTAGCAGGAAGTAAGCGAAGTAATTCGGATTCTGCCTTCACGGGATCTACTAGGGATGGTTTTCCGCAGATGGGCCATGACTCGCTTGAAAGCCAGCATTTGATGAAG ATGCTCAAGAATGGAGGTGGAGGAGAGCGACCTAGAAGGTCCAATGATGATGAAGTTTTCTATAATATGCAACCAATGAGACCAACTTCTGCATCTCTTATACTGCAATCTTCTGCTGGCGGTAGACTTGATGCCAATGTTTCCAAATGGGATAGGTCTATTCCCGTGGGAGCAGCCATACAATATCCTCCTCGTGCAGGTCAGTTTGTCCCCTTTATGCATCAAGTACCTGCAAATAAATTCAGGGACGTCAATGCTGGTCCATCAATCATTTCTCAATCAGCTGCTGATGAAGGATctagaactggaattaaaggCCCTGGAATTTTGAGTTCCATCAATGCTGGCAGTGTCATGTCTGAGAAAACTTCATCAGGGGTGCTGCCAAGTGGCAGCAAAGCTAAGTCTGGGACACATATTTCAGAGCCAGAATCTTCAACTCCTCCTGG TCGACAGGGTTTAACATCTGCTAGTCGTCAAATGACTATATTTTATGGTGGTCAAGCTCATGTTTTTGATGATGTCCACCCCAACAAG GCGGATGTAATAATGGCCTTAGCGGGATCGAATGGAGGATCGTGGTCGACGGCATACTTGCCAAAACCAACTGTGAGGCCAGGTGGTGAAAGTTACATGACCAGTGGAGAAAATGAAGCAGGAATGGCCACTAACACAGCATTCCAACGTGAATTCCGAGGGAGGCTATCAGGCACTGCTAATACCACTCATGGAGTTGGCTTCAGTGATCGAATCCCTACACCTACAG CATTGCAATAG
- the LOC131168854 gene encoding protein TIFY 8-like isoform X1, with protein MPPLLIMAQQSKAYNANTTLNISAGISLLNSTNTQHHHHQVKAMFHDFLGMKPANTDAPKNADASPSASISAGAASSGGARGPLSTASDLASERQAGNHLEGIPFYGPRSDISGPEISNRLAGSKRSNSDSAFTGSTRDGFPQMGHDSLESQHLMKMLKNGGGGERPRRSNDDEVFYNMQPMRPTSASLILQSSAGGRLDANVSKWDRSIPVGAAIQYPPRAGQFVPFMHQVPANKFRDVNAGPSIISQSAADEGSRTGIKGPGILSSINAGSVMSEKTSSGVLPSGSKAKSGTHISEPESSTPPGRQGLTSASRQMTIFYGGQAHVFDDVHPNKADVIMALAGSNGGSWSTAYLPKPTVRPGGESYMTSGENEAGMATNTAFQREFRGRLSGTANTTHGVGFSDRIPTPTAGHRGSIAIGEETRNQGEPSTEDKKEV; from the exons ATGCCCCCACTTCTGATAATGGCTCAACAAAGCAAAGCTTACAATGCCAACACTACTCTTAATATTAGCGCCGGTATCAGTCTTCTTAACTCTACTAACACCCAGCACCATCACCACCAAGTCAAGGCAATGTTTCATGACTTCCTCGGCATGAAGCCGGCTAACACCGATGCCCCTAAGAACGCTGATGCGTCTCCCTCTGCTTCTATCTCTGCTGGGGCTGCCTCTTCTGGTGGTGCCCGTGGTCCTCTTTCCACCGCCTCTGATCTTGCCTCTG AAAGGCAGGCTGGAAATCATCTAGAAGGGATTCCATTTTATGGTCCAAGGAGTGATATCTCTGGTCCTGAGATAAGCAACAGATTAGCAGGAAGTAAGCGAAGTAATTCGGATTCTGCCTTCACGGGATCTACTAGGGATGGTTTTCCGCAGATGGGCCATGACTCGCTTGAAAGCCAGCATTTGATGAAG ATGCTCAAGAATGGAGGTGGAGGAGAGCGACCTAGAAGGTCCAATGATGATGAAGTTTTCTATAATATGCAACCAATGAGACCAACTTCTGCATCTCTTATACTGCAATCTTCTGCTGGCGGTAGACTTGATGCCAATGTTTCCAAATGGGATAGGTCTATTCCCGTGGGAGCAGCCATACAATATCCTCCTCGTGCAGGTCAGTTTGTCCCCTTTATGCATCAAGTACCTGCAAATAAATTCAGGGACGTCAATGCTGGTCCATCAATCATTTCTCAATCAGCTGCTGATGAAGGATctagaactggaattaaaggCCCTGGAATTTTGAGTTCCATCAATGCTGGCAGTGTCATGTCTGAGAAAACTTCATCAGGGGTGCTGCCAAGTGGCAGCAAAGCTAAGTCTGGGACACATATTTCAGAGCCAGAATCTTCAACTCCTCCTGG TCGACAGGGTTTAACATCTGCTAGTCGTCAAATGACTATATTTTATGGTGGTCAAGCTCATGTTTTTGATGATGTCCACCCCAACAAG GCGGATGTAATAATGGCCTTAGCGGGATCGAATGGAGGATCGTGGTCGACGGCATACTTGCCAAAACCAACTGTGAGGCCAGGTGGTGAAAGTTACATGACCAGTGGAGAAAATGAAGCAGGAATGGCCACTAACACAGCATTCCAACGTGAATTCCGAGGGAGGCTATCAGGCACTGCTAATACCACTCATGGAGTTGGCTTCAGTGATCGAATCCCTACACCTACAG CAGGTCATCGTGGCAGCATTGCAATAGGCGAAGAGACGAGAAACCAAGGAGAACCAAGCACTGAAGATAAAAAGGAGGTTTAA